In Neisseriaceae bacterium CLB008, one genomic interval encodes:
- the recO gene encoding DNA repair protein RecO, translated as MTKASKAKRIDHQPAFVLTSYPWRESSLWVEVYSQDYGRVPLLARSARKPQSALRGVMMPFAPLTLSWFGQNELRTLHTAQWQGGWPQPQGAALMSGFYVNELMLKLTIRDDPSPSLFAALSTVLAAICRNERLAEALRLFEWALLTALGVAPSIVSDELGLAIEADAYYLMAPEHNPKRWRNEVVQPHQLLVEGHSLLALAGGKLTSTQSLQDVLLLNRMLLAFRLPEGLHSRHIMAQLHSLK; from the coding sequence ATGACCAAAGCCAGTAAAGCCAAGCGTATTGATCACCAGCCAGCCTTTGTGCTCACCAGCTACCCTTGGCGCGAAAGCAGCCTGTGGGTGGAGGTGTATAGCCAAGATTATGGTCGTGTGCCTCTGCTGGCGCGTAGTGCCCGTAAACCACAGTCGGCATTGCGTGGCGTGATGATGCCGTTTGCACCGCTGACGCTGTCTTGGTTTGGTCAGAATGAGTTACGCACCCTACACACGGCTCAATGGCAGGGCGGTTGGCCACAGCCCCAAGGCGCGGCGTTGATGAGCGGCTTTTACGTGAACGAGCTGATGCTGAAGCTGACCATTCGCGACGATCCGAGCCCCAGCTTGTTTGCCGCTTTAAGCACGGTCTTGGCGGCGATTTGCCGCAATGAACGATTGGCTGAAGCGCTGAGGCTGTTTGAATGGGCGCTGCTGACGGCCTTAGGCGTGGCGCCTAGCATCGTCAGCGATGAATTAGGCTTGGCCATTGAGGCTGATGCCTATTATTTGATGGCGCCGGAACACAATCCTAAACGCTGGCGTAATGAAGTGGTTCAGCCGCATCAACTTTTGGTTGAGGGCCATAGCCTGTTGGCCTTGGCTGGAGGCAAATTAACCAGCACCCAAAGCTTACAAGATGTATTATTACTGAACCGAATGTTATTGGCTTTTCGCTTGCCCGAAGGCTTACACAGCCGCCACATTATGGCGCAGCTGCACTCACTTAAATAA
- the pdxJ gene encoding pyridoxine 5'-phosphate synthase, producing MLLGVNIDHIATVRNARGTIYPSPVEAALLAETHGADSITVHLREDRRHIKDDDVYAIKNSMKTRMNLEMALTEEMLQNALNVLPEDVCLVPEKREEVTTEGGLDVIGQFELVKQYVQSLTEAGIRVSLFIDADLKQIDAAVAVGAPVIEIHTGAYADAAHPEDKERELQRIQTAAAYADAQGLTVHAGHGLTIHNVKPIAQILAIKELNIGHALIAQALFLGLPEAIKQMRQAILQARLSLAWTE from the coding sequence ATGTTGTTAGGCGTGAACATCGATCACATTGCCACCGTGCGTAATGCCCGCGGCACCATTTACCCAAGCCCAGTTGAAGCGGCGCTACTGGCCGAAACCCACGGCGCAGACTCCATTACCGTGCATTTACGCGAAGACCGCCGCCACATTAAAGACGACGACGTTTACGCCATTAAAAACAGCATGAAAACGCGCATGAACTTAGAAATGGCGTTAACCGAAGAAATGTTACAAAACGCTTTAAATGTGTTGCCAGAAGACGTGTGCCTGGTGCCAGAAAAGCGTGAAGAAGTCACCACCGAAGGCGGCTTAGACGTGATCGGCCAGTTTGAGCTGGTGAAACAATACGTCCAGTCTTTGACCGAAGCAGGCATTCGCGTGTCTTTATTCATCGATGCCGACCTTAAGCAAATCGATGCCGCCGTGGCCGTAGGCGCGCCGGTGATCGAAATTCACACCGGTGCCTATGCCGATGCAGCACATCCAGAAGACAAAGAGCGAGAACTACAACGCATTCAAACCGCAGCAGCTTACGCCGATGCTCAAGGCCTAACCGTGCATGCTGGCCACGGCTTAACCATTCACAACGTAAAGCCTATTGCCCAGATCCTAGCGATTAAAGAGCTGAATATCGGCCATGCTTTGATTGCCCAAGCTTTATTCCTAGGCCTACCAGAAGCCATTAAGCAAATGCGCCAAGCCATTTTACAAGCCCGCTTGAGCCTGGCCTGGACCGAATGA
- the acpS gene encoding holo-ACP synthase yields MIYGIGTDIAAIHRFETLLAKHDQALVKKILTEAEQRDYTAQKQPAVFLAKRFAAKEAFAKAVGQGLRHPVTLHNVGVGHGPLGKPVYVCAPELADWLAERGISTVHLSISDERDNVVAFAIAEQR; encoded by the coding sequence ATGATTTACGGCATTGGCACCGACATTGCGGCCATTCACCGCTTTGAAACGCTGTTGGCCAAGCATGATCAAGCTTTGGTGAAGAAAATCTTAACCGAGGCTGAACAACGTGACTACACTGCCCAAAAGCAACCGGCGGTGTTTTTAGCCAAGCGTTTTGCCGCCAAAGAGGCGTTCGCCAAGGCCGTAGGTCAAGGCTTACGCCATCCGGTGACCTTGCATAACGTGGGCGTGGGCCACGGCCCCTTAGGTAAGCCGGTGTACGTCTGTGCCCCCGAATTGGCCGATTGGCTGGCCGAGCGCGGCATCAGCACGGTACACCTCAGTATTTCTGACGAACGAGACAATGTGGTGGCCTTCGCCATCGCCGAGCAAAGATGA
- a CDS encoding YifB family Mg chelatase-like AAA ATPase, translated as MSLAVVYGRALNGMQAPLVEVEAHLANGLPVFNIVGLPDTEVKESRDRVRAAILQSGFDFPAKRITVNLAPADLPKESSRLDLPIAIGILAASGQVLSDGLADYEFAGELALSGQIRPVRGVLAMVWQAFKAQRGFILPRENTAMATLVAEAQVYPAHSLAAVAAHLNGLTQIEPAQGRAPTVVTGLGMPDLKDIKGQHTARLALEIAAAGGHSLLLVGPPGTGKSMLASRLPSILPPLSNEEMIESAALRSLYHNIDEASLHVRPFRSPHHSASAVALVGGGSDPRPGEISLAHHGVLFLDELPEFGRNVLEVLREPLESGEIHISRAARQATFPARFQLVAAMNPCPCGYLGHISKPCRCSQETVARYQGKISGPLLDRIDLSINVPSLDQADLADQAPGEGSDQVKERVAVARARQMARQGVINARLSVTELDEVALISPEAKQCLGQLMTKLALSARSYHRLLRVARTVADLDDHTMVAEQHLLKAVSFRRI; from the coding sequence ATGAGCCTGGCGGTGGTGTATGGCCGCGCTTTAAACGGCATGCAGGCGCCTTTGGTCGAGGTGGAAGCACACCTGGCCAACGGCCTGCCCGTATTTAACATCGTCGGCTTGCCCGACACCGAAGTCAAAGAAAGCCGTGACCGCGTACGGGCCGCGATTTTACAATCAGGCTTTGATTTTCCCGCCAAGCGCATCACCGTCAACCTAGCCCCCGCCGACCTACCTAAAGAATCCAGCCGTTTAGACTTGCCCATCGCCATCGGTATTTTGGCCGCCTCCGGCCAAGTTTTAAGCGATGGCTTGGCCGACTATGAATTCGCTGGCGAGCTGGCGCTGTCAGGCCAAATCAGGCCTGTACGTGGGGTTTTGGCCATGGTGTGGCAAGCGTTTAAAGCCCAGCGTGGCTTTATTTTACCGCGGGAGAATACCGCCATGGCCACCTTGGTGGCCGAGGCACAGGTTTATCCAGCACACAGTTTGGCAGCAGTGGCGGCGCATCTGAATGGCTTAACCCAAATAGAACCTGCCCAGGGACGCGCACCTACCGTGGTTACGGGCTTAGGGATGCCAGACTTAAAAGACATCAAAGGGCAGCACACGGCACGCTTGGCCTTGGAAATTGCCGCCGCAGGTGGCCATAGTCTGCTGTTGGTCGGCCCGCCGGGCACAGGTAAGTCGATGTTGGCCAGCCGGCTACCCAGTATTTTACCGCCTCTAAGCAATGAAGAAATGATTGAATCGGCGGCTTTGCGTTCGCTGTACCACAACATTGATGAGGCTAGCCTACACGTGCGGCCGTTTCGGTCGCCGCATCACAGCGCTTCGGCGGTGGCTTTGGTCGGCGGCGGCTCCGATCCGCGCCCGGGAGAGATTTCTTTGGCTCACCACGGCGTGCTGTTTTTAGACGAGCTGCCAGAGTTTGGCCGTAACGTTTTAGAGGTGTTACGGGAGCCGTTGGAATCAGGGGAAATCCATATTTCTCGGGCGGCTCGACAGGCGACGTTTCCGGCGCGTTTTCAGCTGGTGGCGGCGATGAACCCATGCCCGTGTGGCTATTTGGGCCACATCAGTAAGCCTTGCCGCTGTAGTCAAGAAACCGTTGCACGCTATCAGGGGAAAATATCCGGCCCCTTATTGGATCGAATTGATCTTAGCATTAACGTACCCAGCTTAGACCAGGCCGATTTAGCAGACCAGGCGCCAGGCGAGGGCAGTGATCAGGTGAAAGAGCGAGTAGCCGTGGCCAGAGCAAGGCAAATGGCACGCCAAGGCGTGATTAACGCTCGTCTATCCGTCACCGAATTGGATGAGGTCGCGCTTATTAGCCCAGAAGCGAAGCAATGTTTAGGGCAGCTGATGACTAAATTGGCTTTGTCTGCCCGTAGTTATCACCGTCTTTTACGGGTAGCGCGAACTGTTGCCGATTTGGACGATCACACGATGGTGGCGGAACAACATTTATTAAAAGCCGTCAGTTTTAGGCGAATATAA
- the glpK gene encoding glycerol kinase GlpK, with protein sequence MSQEKYILAIDQGTTSTRAILFNRQGAIVHQAQKEFRQYFPQPGWVEHDANEIWASVQTVLAAVLTESQTSPAQIAAIGITNQRETTVIWDKKTGLPIHRALVWQSRQTSDIADALIEAGYEETIQAKTGLRVDAYFSATKIKWLLEHVPGARERAEQGDLLFGTIDTWLIWQLSGGQAHVTDVTNASRTMIYNIHTLSWDEDLLRLLNIPKAILPQVRPSSEVYATTAASHLFGQEVPIAGAAGDQQAALFGQACFNAGELKNTYGTGCFMLMHTGTTPIQSQHGLITTIAASVGPMVQYALEGSVFVAGSAVQWLRDGLQMIDDSAETEQYALSVASTEGVYVVPAFVGLGAPHWDSSARGAIFGLTRGTSKEILIRATLEAIAYQTKDVMETMRLDAGMPITGMRVDGGAAQNHFLMQYQSDILNLPIERPMVNETTALGAAYLAGLAIGYWRSLDEIKANWQLAQAYMPQMSATMRQHRYAGWQRAVKATQAFECVDAPLPEA encoded by the coding sequence ATGAGTCAAGAAAAATACATATTGGCCATCGACCAAGGCACCACCAGCACCCGCGCGATTTTGTTTAACCGTCAGGGCGCCATTGTGCATCAGGCACAAAAAGAGTTTCGTCAGTATTTCCCCCAGCCAGGCTGGGTAGAACACGACGCCAATGAAATTTGGGCTTCAGTACAGACGGTGTTGGCGGCGGTGTTAACCGAATCCCAAACCAGTCCGGCGCAAATTGCGGCCATTGGCATCACCAATCAGCGTGAAACCACGGTTATTTGGGATAAAAAAACGGGGCTACCGATTCACAGAGCCTTGGTGTGGCAGTCACGTCAAACCAGCGACATTGCTGATGCGCTCATCGAGGCCGGTTATGAGGAAACGATTCAAGCGAAAACAGGCCTGCGTGTGGATGCGTACTTCTCAGCCACTAAAATCAAATGGCTCTTAGAGCATGTTCCAGGCGCCCGTGAGCGGGCGGAGCAAGGCGATTTATTATTCGGAACCATCGACACCTGGTTAATTTGGCAGCTCAGCGGCGGCCAAGCCCACGTGACCGACGTCACCAATGCGTCGCGGACCATGATTTACAATATCCACACTTTGTCTTGGGATGAGGATTTATTGCGGCTGTTGAACATTCCTAAGGCTATTTTGCCGCAGGTTCGTCCTTCTTCGGAGGTGTATGCAACTACGGCGGCGAGCCACTTGTTTGGTCAAGAGGTGCCCATTGCGGGCGCGGCGGGTGACCAGCAGGCGGCGCTGTTTGGTCAGGCCTGTTTCAACGCCGGCGAGCTGAAAAACACCTACGGCACAGGCTGCTTTATGCTGATGCACACGGGCACCACGCCGATTCAATCTCAACATGGCTTAATCACCACCATTGCGGCCAGCGTGGGCCCGATGGTGCAGTATGCGCTTGAGGGCAGCGTCTTTGTCGCCGGTTCGGCGGTGCAGTGGCTGCGCGATGGGCTACAGATGATTGATGACAGCGCCGAGACCGAGCAGTATGCCCTCAGCGTGGCCTCAACCGAAGGCGTTTACGTGGTGCCGGCCTTTGTGGGTTTAGGCGCGCCTCATTGGGATTCTAGCGCGCGAGGGGCAATCTTTGGTCTCACCCGCGGCACCAGTAAAGAAATCCTGATTCGCGCGACGCTTGAGGCCATCGCCTACCAAACCAAAGACGTCATGGAAACCATGCGGCTCGATGCAGGCATGCCGATTACCGGCATGCGCGTAGATGGCGGCGCGGCCCAGAATCATTTTTTAATGCAGTATCAAAGCGATATTTTGAATCTGCCCATTGAACGGCCGATGGTGAACGAAACCACGGCATTGGGCGCAGCCTACCTAGCCGGCCTGGCGATCGGCTACTGGCGCAGCTTAGATGAAATTAAGGCCAACTGGCAGCTGGCTCAGGCCTATATGCCTCAGATGTCGGCGACCATGCGTCAGCATCGATATGCCGGTTGGCAGCGAGCGGTTAAGGCCACGCAGGCATTTGAGTGCGTTGATGCGCCGTTGCCGGAGGCCTAA
- a CDS encoding NUDIX domain-containing protein, with translation MTQTKQWTEVVAGVLYNDVGQFLLSSRPEGKAYAGYWEFAGGKVEPGEDELSALQREFKEELGIDVGAATPWLTKRHVYEHASVCLRFYKIHDWQGTIQALEQQDYCWQDSGALTVEPMLPANAPILKGLALPTSLQGNLSQGLRGHNQRGEWSVLPVQQVMTPPTHGLFNVAQLRQLQARPETMQWAVAEVATADDVAQAQALGLDAMVCRLVDAEAVAQARIWLNEGCAIPLIGLYTPNVAAEALLPLGLHALVQDAYDE, from the coding sequence ATGACACAAACCAAACAATGGACAGAAGTCGTGGCAGGGGTGTTGTATAACGACGTCGGCCAATTTTTATTAAGTTCACGCCCCGAGGGCAAGGCCTACGCTGGCTACTGGGAATTTGCCGGCGGTAAAGTAGAGCCTGGCGAGGATGAGTTGAGCGCATTGCAGCGTGAATTTAAAGAAGAGCTGGGCATCGACGTGGGTGCCGCCACGCCATGGTTAACCAAACGCCACGTGTACGAGCACGCCAGCGTGTGCCTGCGGTTTTATAAAATTCATGACTGGCAGGGCACAATCCAGGCCTTGGAGCAGCAAGACTATTGTTGGCAAGACAGCGGCGCCTTGACGGTGGAGCCCATGCTGCCGGCCAATGCCCCTATTTTAAAGGGGCTGGCTTTGCCTACGTCTTTACAAGGGAACCTCAGTCAAGGACTGCGCGGCCACAACCAACGTGGTGAATGGTCGGTGCTGCCGGTTCAGCAGGTCATGACGCCGCCGACGCATGGCTTATTTAATGTGGCGCAGCTGCGCCAGCTTCAGGCGCGACCAGAGACGATGCAGTGGGCCGTGGCTGAAGTCGCTACGGCTGACGATGTAGCCCAAGCACAGGCTTTAGGTTTAGACGCCATGGTGTGTCGTTTGGTCGATGCAGAGGCGGTAGCGCAGGCGCGCATCTGGTTGAATGAAGGCTGTGCCATTCCCTTGATCGGCCTGTATACACCCAATGTGGCGGCTGAGGCGCTCTTGCCCCTTGGACTGCATGCCTTGGTTCAGGATGCATATGATGAATAA
- a CDS encoding accessory factor UbiK family protein, whose amino-acid sequence MIGQKLFDELSAKLGETIANSPAKDVEKNIKTLMSASFTKMDLVTRSEFDIQQQVLLKTRAQLAALESRLAALEAQQAPVVVEAETPEA is encoded by the coding sequence ATGATCGGCCAAAAATTATTTGATGAGTTGTCTGCTAAACTAGGCGAAACCATCGCCAATAGCCCAGCTAAAGATGTTGAAAAAAACATCAAAACCCTGATGTCTGCTTCTTTCACCAAAATGGATTTGGTGACGCGTTCTGAATTTGACATCCAGCAGCAGGTTTTGCTCAAAACCCGTGCGCAATTAGCCGCCCTAGAAAGCCGCTTGGCCGCTTTAGAAGCTCAGCAAGCACCCGTCGTGGTTGAGGCGGAAACGCCCGAGGCCTAA